In Rhipicephalus sanguineus isolate Rsan-2018 chromosome 1, BIME_Rsan_1.4, whole genome shotgun sequence, the DNA window AGAAAGGTTTTGGCGGATTGGTGATATGGGGGAAAATGCCAACTGAAAATCGACATTTTTTTCGCAGGACCGAAATAAATGTAACCTGGTTCGAGAAATAATGCTACTTCCCATCTTTTTACACATCCCTCACTTCAGGTTTCATCAAGCTGAGGTTGCTAGGAGAAAATCATTAATGTGCTGAGAATTGAGGGCGATTGAGTCTTCGGCCAGCATGGTATAGGAAGGCCTTATAAATTTGTGTTGGCTGTCAGCGCTCTGTCTTCAGTCCACTCGAATGCACATATTCGTAAGAGAGAgaagagaatttatttgaaggcagagaggtcggcctgagagAATGTGAATGAATGTGCATTGAAGAAAGATATATGCCTTTGTCTTAGTTGGTTTATCGCAGCTCGCGCATTGCGCACTGCTTGATTAGACAAATGACATGATAGGATGGTGCTCCGTATTAGGCGAAACATGTGTCAACAGTGCCCCTTTGTGCGGTTGCCTTAGCGTTGACCCGAACGTGGTTTCAAGTTACTCCATAGCCAGACCGTTGTCTCAATTGGCGCAGCGCAGCGGGATGCGTCTTACAAGCGCGTCGttgcgcgtggcggtggcggcgtgGAAAAACAGACCGAGAAAAGAAGCACGCGCGGTTCGGCGGGGGAGCACTTACGTTGGAGCGCTTCAAATGGAGGTCCCCGTATAAACAACTTCCCAACTCGGCTGCTCTGAGCCAAACGCGGCCTTGGAAAGCGCTCCCCTCCTTTCTTACATTACCCACCCCCTCCGGCATTCCTGGCCGATGCGCGCCGCGCAATATCGCCGCGTCTCGCACAAGAGAGCCTCTCCCCCAAAGCATACGAGCGACGCCCATCCTGACATCACATCCCGTTCTAGGGCTGCCGGAAAGAATATCGCTGTTGTTCCGGAGGCAGGCATTCAAGCTTAGCGCTCTGCAGACGCGCAGTGTCACGCGTCCCACTTCTGCGGTGATCCTTTCCGACCCGGCTTACAGTTCTCGTTTTCCAAGCTTCCGGCGCATCCCCGGTTCACCTCCAAGGTACGGCTCTCTCTGACCTACTCCGGCGCGCGCAACGCGCCCGGCTTCTTGCGTACTCGGAACGTGCGCGTTATTATGCGCGAAAGGAGTAAAACGAACACGCCTTTGCTTAGTCGTGAGAGTGAACAGCTGAGCAACGAGTGTCTAAAACGAAGGGTTCAGTACAGATGGCTTTCGAAACACTGCCGGCAGGAGCGAAtcgctacagcagaaaaaaagtgGGCGGGGCAGTTTTCGCGTGGTTCGCCGCGAGCACTGCTGTCGATGGAGAAGCGAATGAACAGGGTGTGAAACTTGTTCTGGGTGAAAGAGGTGTTTCAAgagtcaattaaaaaaaaaaaaatgtcccgtGCCGTATAGTGGCATGCTTTGTTTTCCTCAAAGCTATTGCTGGAAAGAGTAGATAATCGCTTCTGCCTTCTCTAAGGTGCGTTTAAAGTCCCCCACGTACTCTTGAGGGCAATTCGAGTCCTTAAAACTcctgaatatttctagaatatttctagaacAATATTTCTAGAATTCTCTCCTGCATTACTTTTCTTACGCTTCAGACCAACATCCTATCCGATGTAACTGTGTGCTATAGCCTATCAGTACTCTTCGGTGTATTTCACACACACTTCGCTTGACAAGGGGTATATAGAGAACAGTTTTCATGGCACTGTTACTTTCGCGTACTCTGCGCATTTTCCGATGTCAGGAGGACGAAAGTGTCAGTCTAGCTTGTCTCCTTGCGTATTCGCAGATATATTTGAATTGATATCCTCACGTTACGACGTTCTCAGTCTGTACGGGTGACCAAGGTAGAAACCCCTTCCAAGCTGtgcactataaaaaaaaaaaaaaattgagggagGGTGGATGACTCAAGAAGATCACAGTGCCGGGTTAGACTAGAATGCATGTACTAGTTATTGTCATTATTCCCGTCTTCCAGTCCAGAGTAATGGTCACAGTCGGCAGCTCGGTCGGCACCGAGTCAGACGTGCTCACGGTGCCTCTTCTTGTGGCAGCCTGCATCAGCGGTCTTGCTTTAATCTGTGCTAGACAACCTGTATTTGGTACGTCGAATTTAACCCAAGGCGCAGCACGCCTCACGTGCGTAGCATTCTCTATATTCTGCCTCTCACAGCAAGCACTAATGCGCACTTAcaatattatttatttaatacacCACTATACTTATTAGGGGAGTAGGGCTTGAACCTGTTCCCCCTTCGCGCGGGTCGGCCCGGTATTGCACTATCTCCGGGATCGGCTAACGCTCAACACTGTTTACTGTTgacgcacaaacacacaaaaaaaagaataagtggAACCTGCGCCATATATGACTTAGCTGTGAAATAAGAGAACACAGAGAAAACAGCGTGGCGTGAGATTATGACAACTGCACGCAGGCCAGCGCGATGTCGTCCAGCACCACAACTGTTCGCCAGACGACCACGGTGACGACGTCCGGTTCGTCGCCAGTTATTGCCCTGTCGGTGAATACAGCGTTCCTGACAAGCATCGGAGGCATTCTGACACTGATTGAGCTGGTAAGGTGAACCTATCGCGCTAACGTCTTTTATGACTGTATTTCTAGCGTGCAGGTAGGTGCACGAGCACGGCGCGATCCGTGCTTGCAACTATCAGTTCAGTCTTACATTCTTTTCAGCCTTGGCCTTATGTTCGGATGCCGCCGTTATCGCGAAGATTAGAGAGCTGGCGCGACAGATACGAGAGGAGCAGCTAATAAGGTCAGCGAGAAAAGCAATATGGAGGAAGTCTTAAGGCAAGGAAATAAATATCATGCGAATGTAGCACAAAGCTGCGAAAGAAGCCCAACTGGGTTTCAAAACTTTGcagctgagaaaaaaaagaaaaaaaaaaggaatgcttCAACTACGGAGCGGaatgcgaaataaataaatttacGTTTTAAAACGCCTATCTGACTATAGAATTGATCCGCAGCACTCCGCATTGAATGTTTACCGcctgtggggttctttaacgtactaCATGTAAACATACACGGGCATTTCTGCAGTGTGCCTCCATCAAAGTGCAGCCGTTTCGGTCGTGTCGAACCCGTAACATAGTTCCATTTTGATGATTTGGTAGCGCAACAGTAAaaaggacgaagaaagaacatacACGGACAAGCGTTTGACCGTGTATgttccttcttcgtccttgttaGTGTTGCTCTACGAAATCACCAAAATGTAACCATAGCAACTCGCCCAAATGCCTAGGCTTCAACCGTAACGTAGACCTCAGCAGCTCAATGTCATAGCCACCAAGCTATTTCTGAGGGTGTGGAATAGTGTTTTTTTTAATCTCCTTTTAAAGAGAATGGTGAAAAATGACACTGATTGCTATATCTCATTGTATACGCTCCAAAAGCCCACTGGGCCACGAGGAACACCTCTGTTGCAGCGTGAACACAACGCATGGACAAAAGACGGCacaacgcacacacgcacaaaatacACACACTGCGCTACTGGAAACAACAGTTGCAGTCGCCAGTAGCGCCTTGtgtgttttttatttgtgttccTTCTTTTGCCTACGTTTCGTGTTCGCGCTGCTACTGAGGTCTTTGTGAAGcttaaccaacaagcccacatcgctactCTCGCTCCATGATTTTGTAAACTAAGGCGAAAAGTGCATGGTGTATCGTTTGGAGGCAGAAAAAATGGTTGCACCCTCTGGAAGCTTAGTGTCATTTGACTGCCGCAGGAGCCCCGTCACACGGCAGTGATAGCACAAGCACAAGCAATGATATCTTAGCAAGTAAGGTGTCGCGCTACTAAGCtcaaggacgcgagttcgattaCCGGtcatggcagccgcatttcaatgAGGGCTtagtgcaagaacacccgtgtacttatatttagcttGTGCGTTAAAGAAGGACAGGCGGTAAAAATTTATCCGGAGtgccccgctacggcgtgccgcataatcatatcgtggtttcggcgcaTAAAAACCTCACAATTAATTAGAGCACAAGTGCGGGTAGCGCCGGCCTAGAAATGATTGAGAAGAATGACACGACGCAataagccaggggtctcaaacacagcTAAGCCTAGCGGGCCGCAGCCACGAAATTTAGTTCTGCAAGGGCAGGGACAGTCAAGAAGGTAGAAGCgggaggtggggaggggggggggggtcaaatggcagcgttagctgCCCTTcgaaaggcctttcccatatggGTCATTTCCGAAGGGTATTTGACGTCAGAATTCATGAAAcacatcgataccgatctccacGACGACTAAAATCTGAAGACCCCGATGCAGAAATATAGTTTTCCTTCCACggctatgtttcagcacatgCTGACCGCATGGGatacctcacgaaaaaaaaaaaaaatgcttgaagccAGTAACGTCTTTGTATCCTACCCGAATAAAGCGTTATTGATCGCAACAGGCGAGAAAATCATGCgggtaccatttagcaaagtcataaAACTTGAGTCCTTCTGAAGCACAAAATAGCGGCTAACGTTCTAAACACGCTGACTTGATGCCTGGCAACTTTTAGCTGCGACGAGACAAGAAATTCCCCCATTAACTGTTTGTGCGGAGGCGGTCGATCGCGGCTGCTCACGCTCGACCGCACCTGTTCAACTTCAGCAAGGAGAACAGGTGTTCGCACAAGTTGGTACTTGCGAACATGGCGATGATCCAAACAGCGTAGCGCCGGGCTGCGGcgggccgctagcaaaaggtccaccgccgggccgcgtgtttgagacccctgtaatATACTTTGGTGCAAACGAGCAACGTGTTTGAATTAAGTTCAAGGGTACCAAAAATAGACGGATGATGTACTGAACATGAGCGGCAGGTGAATAAATAGGACTCTATCACGCAGGTGAACGTTGAAAGCCCTAATCTGCTATAGGCGGCAGGTTAAAAACTGTTCCTAAACCACTATAAGCTGGAATACGAGCGAGCGGTCTCCTCTCGCTTTCGCTGGCCTTCCctacaggcactctttttcttttttgaaagcaTAATAAAAGCAGCTTATCGGGATTTTGCATCTTTCGGCTACAGCGCTGTTGCAGCCGCACGTACAAGAGATAAGCATGCGCGCTTCTGAATAGCACACCCGTCGAAACAATGCATGCGGGTATTATATTgacatgaaataaaataaaattattggCGCGTAATAGACAGGATATTGTGTTTCATTAACGAAACAGAAAGTGCAAATATACCGCAGCCGTAGAGTAAGAATACCCATATTGCGTCCTTTGGAACGCTATTGTTGCGGTGCATTTTATTAAGACGGTCGTCATTGCTCATGGCGTACGTACAAATGCTCTCAGCAAATTCGTTCTAAGGTTATGGTCAACAATGAGGTCATTGTGTTCGAAGTTACCATGCCGTAGACGATATAAGCGCAGGTTCTGGGGTCTCTTCGCGCTGTAAGGTGCTGCTGCCTTGACGGCGTGCTCATGCACAATGCCTCATAACTGTACTgtctagcgcaaaaaaaaaaaaaaaaaaacgggacaacCAACTCAGCCCGATAGATTGTAATATAGTCAGCGTTATGTCTTGCCTACTTCGTtgttcaatttctttttttgcgccaGCGAATAGCCCCTGCTCAAGGCAATTAATTCATCTGTGCACACATTCTTTCGAATCACAGATCCTCGGCATCATCGTATTCAGCCTGTGCTACCAGTACCCCGGCTACAGCTCGGGCACTTTCCTCCTGCTCATTTCGTTTGCCTACTGGCTCATCTCATTGTACATTCTGCTGTCCGCCTTCTTGTCGATGTCGGGGACGGTGCTGCCCAGCACATTCTTCGTAAGTAATTTTTTTCCCGCGGGTTTTGTACACAGTGCTATTTCATTATGACACTTTTCCTGCTAGTCTCGAAGTGTCGCAAGCACATCTCCCCACTTGAATTGTTGACACAAACGTGGTGGCGGTTTCGCTCTGACGAAGAAGCAGAAAAGCGTCGAAAAATGAAATAGCCGCACGAACTCTGCCGTGAACGACAGCTGTAAATGCTAATTACACGGTATACCTTTGATAAGGcgtaaaagtaaaaataaaagcaCACAGGCGCTTCGGTATTTGACTGTTGTTTTCGTAGCACCATTCGATATCTTTCCCGCCAGTAATCTTTGCTAGAAAGCCAGCGTTATTCGTGTTGCATTTCAAATACTGCTCGTCTCGATGGTCTCGTCTCGAAGTACTGCTCGTCTCGCTGGCGAGCACTTCGATGGTTTCAAGCATGTGCGCACAATGTTTCTTGTTTAAAGTGAAAGGCGTATGACCGtatagcacgcaatgttgcccCAACATTGAAGCAACCTCCTCAATGTGGTGGcgacgttgtgtcaacatttggtgctactaggggaATGATACTATTCCCAGTGTGCAACTAAAGAGTGCCCATAGTCTATTTCATTGCTACTGCAGACTTTTCACATTCCAGAGGCCAGCCGTCATGTCCACACTGATCGTACGTATACATATTTACGTCACCCAATACGTGAGGCGTACTTAGACCATGGACAAGTGCCGTCTGTGTAcatataaaaaattacagcatatccacgggtgaatgatgaagagcttgggcgaagctcctgaagcaatcatggttacaccgtgaaatgttcagtggtttcgctcagcagtaatcaaagcgatacgccgctttgattactgcacgccatctagcgtgcttcttttttttctttttttctttgcacacatattgcacacatctctatgggacagcgccatctagtatatcgtcacccaactgcagtttgcacgcacctctatgggacagcgccatctattgaatgatacggaagacgggacggcggggacacgccgcatggagcgacgaccgaccaggtgacgctataaggagcttcgcccctaatatatatatacacatgcgtgGTTTCACAAGGGCACCTAAATTTTGCaacttgtgtgtgttttttatttttatttttatttgtgtagGTTGCGTGTCTGGTTTGTCCTGTACATGTAGTTTACTTGCCCACTATATTTACCTGGAGTATGTGCGCTTAATGACGCCACCCGGATAACCACTGCAGTTTTTAACAAATACCTTCTCCCCTCCGTCTTATATTTTCCCGAGGCTACAGTTATTCAATTTTCTTGGAAATGTTCGCGTTGTAACGTTACACATAAGTCAATTCCCGTCTATTTTGTCACAGCTCCAGTAGAGAGCAAGCGAGCGAAAATACGTGGACGCCAGGTGACAAGAGCTGTACAGCTGGTATTTTCCAATATTCGTTGGCAACAAACACAATGCGCTGTTTGGTTGGTACGATGATAAATCTATGAGTCTGTTATATGGATGTGTTATTCAGTGGAGTAGCATGACACACTGGGAAGTGATATTTCAAACGTTTGACTACCGGATGATTGGTACTTGTAACCGATCATGTTAAACACAAGGTAATGCATAGGGAATGCATAATTTTCTGCGTAACTTAATATTGGATTCAGTGAACAATAGAAAATCCAGATGTGGAAATAGTTTTTCATCGGCTGTAAAACCGCAACGTACCTAATTTCACTTGGGGATTTTATTCGAAAATACCCTTGCATTTATGAATGCCTAAAATAGCGTGTATTTTGGATGTTAACGCGTAACAGCGAGAAAATGCATATTCATTTCGGTTGCGGTCACATAATAACCAAGCCTCATGACATCGTAATCAACCATAAACGAGATTGTTGTATACAGAATGATCATTTAAAAATTagtaaaaaatgaaaatttataGCGATAATCTTCAGAGAAAATTTTCAAACTCAACGATAGCTTGTGTGGTCTTAAAAGGTACCACATCCACTGCGCGCAACTTGTATACGGTCCCTCCATCAATTGTTTCGTGAACTATAAGAAAGAGTTAATTAAACATTACTGCGCATGGAACAATTTTAACTATTGTGCAGTCTTCACTTGTCTAATACAATGCGGTTACCGTATTATGCGAGACCAGCAAGCACAAATGCCTTGTTTTTAGTAAAGAAAAATGCTAATGAGATAAACGATGGCGTGTATAATTTTTACTCGCACGCCAAACGTGAACGAATTAAAACATCTGTTTTCTCTGCGCTTGAGTGTCCTTGTGTTGTTTGACGAAACCTCCTATTTTTATCTCTGGCCGAATCAAACGGTTGGCATCACGCAATCAAATGGCATttagctttttttattattattttgtggCCGCAGATCATGCGCAACTTTCTCAAGCTAGCGCAGCTGCGACTTTCGTTTCGTGCGAGCCGGCAGCCCTCGAACGGCACCTCCAGACAAAAAGGAAAGTTGGCACGACGCCCGAAAGTACGCATATATTACGACGTACGAGCGTAGTTGTCCGGCAGTTAGCAATTACAAACGTTGTTCGCCCCGCGCTGACATTGAAGCGGGAGCTTCTCGCGCGGCCTCTCTTATGCACATTAGTCTTGCTCCTATCTGATATCAGTTGCGACAAGCGTCTCGAGCGCTGAAAGCAAGCTGACGCCGGCAGCCTGAGAGCCATTGACCTCTGGCTCGAAGTGTGCCGGGTTGGTGGTATCCATGGGCAGCTCCAAGGTTTGCGAGGACGCGTTTATGTTGCCTTATACTACACGTGTTCGCTTTACTACGATACGTACAAAGTCTGGATGCTGTATTTTCTGCGAATGATGCTCAAAAGATGCACACTCCTAAGTCGATCGTACACTCTACGTACTGAGTACAACTTATCCTCATTGAAAAGTAACGTGTTCTATTGTCTCTCAATAACAACTTGGGCGAAAGTGCAGAGCGAGCTTATGCAATGAACGCGTCCTGTACTGTTGCACATACTCCAAATCGTTGGAAAAATAAAATTAGGTGTTTATTGTTGAGCCTGTTCACAGCTCTCTTTTTTCATTACGTCTAGTCTGGTCAGCGACCGTGATTGCTGGTCTACTCTGTGGTCTTGTTTTCCTTGTGTTATTTCGCCACGGTATTAAAGATTATTTCGGGGAATATCGATCGCACTGACGCCgccttttaaaagcgaagctgtttagcaaatcgttcgttgtccggcgaaccaaaaaactatcatcaccataagcgggtatgtgccacagaaatcgggtaaatcccactactcgccactggtcactaaaaatgaagaaggcgacagtGAGCCAAACAAACGCCTGCGAAGCGACGGCgtccccgaagcgatggaaggcccacTCCAACGTCGACATGCCCGTTGATCCATGagtggtgcgaacgcttggttctcGCGCGacgttctgtctctgcagtttggacatccgtgtcgtgtctgtgactgtctgtggtttaactcgaacccctctgcgctgagaatcagcgtagaagcagccttgcatcacctagctaaagcctagcaacgacctagaagcagcctagaaacagCCTGCATCACCTAGGTAAGgcctaggaacaacctagaagcaaccagattagtcttcagaatcgtccagtttcgctgttccaagccttgcgcggcttagtgcaagctgccccaatttttcttgATCCCtcgtggtagcttagcggctacAGTACAGCGCTGCCAAGCTCGATTTCGACGGTGCGATCCGGCAGCATTTCGATAGAGAAgatatgcaaaaaaataaaaaaataaataaataaagacgctCGTGGGGCACGCCAAATACTTACACGAGATCAAAATCAATTCACAGGCACCCACTATAGCATGCCGCATAAAAATGCCGTGTATTTGGCTCGTAAAACACCGGAACTTCTTGTTCCATTGCCTTGACGCGTACCAATTACAAGGCAGTAAGCAACTTTAGCAGTTAAGGTTCCTCTTAAGTGAACAGTACAATAACCAAAGCTAACCTAGAATATTGCAGTGCGGGTCTGCTGCATGTTAGTGAGACAAAAGCTTTTTTAAATTCTTTTTCTGACGACCAACGGAATATTTTATTTGAGCGTGAGCATTAATTTACGCCCTCGCTTGGTTATAGGATTATTTGTTTTTGAACTTTTCTTTGTCATTGATTCACTTTCTCTTGCTACAGTAACAAAAGTGAAGGAAAAAGATTATTCGAAAATATACTAATTCGTAATGCTTCACCATAAAGTGTCCGGCGCATGTGTCCAGTATTGCTAAACTAATAGAGAAGTGGTGTATAGGTGATGGAACAAGAAAACATGTTGTGTCGCAAGAGTCGCTCATTCGGTTCTGTCTGTCACAGAGCGCGACCTTCGCGCTATTTCCGTTCGTGGAAGGCAAAGATTGATTCATTCACATTGTGACCCCCATCCAGACGTGCACAATGTTATCTACAGATCCCGAGCGGCGTGCTGCAGACCAAACAGCTTAGAGCGCCAGCAGCGGTTAC includes these proteins:
- the LOC119373612 gene encoding uncharacterized protein LOC119373612 — encoded protein: MSSSTTTVRQTTTVTTSGSSPVIALSVNTAFLTSIGGILTLIELILGIIVFSLCYQYPGYSSGTFLLLISFAYWLISLYILLSAFLSMSGTVLPSTFFYFLFHVFGMLLYAAGGIAVLAHVTRFSSSGYIASGAMGLIAAICHVVHVAFIYKGPKL